The following coding sequences lie in one Microvirga sp. 17 mud 1-3 genomic window:
- the addA gene encoding double-strand break repair helicase AddA has product MSLDLVVPEHTREAQRRAADPRASAWVSANAGAGKTKVLTDRVVRLLLAGSPPGRILCLTFTKAAAANMAIRVFERLGRWVTMDDESLVAELTELEGIRPDRAQMRLARTLFARAVETPGGLKIDTIHAFCERLLHLVPFEANVPARFAVLDESQTDEMLAQETANVLADAASGAYPELNDALALVSTEAAGEALSDALNAALRCKDFLHAPGGLPAGLERLRAALGLAPGEDLAAVERAMLEGGLPPAEWPAIAEELRRGKATDQERAASFVAACEAQGAEDRLRHYLAVFMKESDGTPRAESRLVTKSVDPALKERLLDEQARLARLADKRRAARALERTTALFTLAAEIGARVERAKASYGALDFQDLIDRTLTLLSRHDAGWILYKLDRGIDHVLIDEAQDTNPEQWAILRKITEDFTAGHGARGRQARTLFAVGDPKQSIYGFQGAAPQEFETSRQAWKRKVAAATLRFEDVRLTVSFRSTRAVLKAVDATFSVAENFKGLSFEDTAVGTVHETARPHAPGQVELWPTETPADEEEPEAWVLPVDGQEQLAPPVMVARRIAKAVQTWTTKGDGTGRLWKAGDVLVLVRKRGAAFEAAIRALKEAGVPVAGADRLNIGEHIAVLDLVAAGRAALLPEDDLTLATALKSPLVGLNDDDLIRIAAGRPDEESLLLALERHALSGDKAALSALDALGAWRGLARQQGPFGFFATLLGPMGGRAKLVSRLGSEAGDAIDAFLCFAHQSEQTETPSLTVFLNRFESAAHTIKRDLDSTNDEVRVMTVHGAKGLEAPVVILIDGCDVLGRDPPLLRLAGVDGTFPVWAPGKSSDCRAMSEARDALHAKALEEHNRLLYVAMTRAKDRLVIAPYLTGHKDSPQEAWCEMVRRGWLHANQGQELPAKPFEPLVLWEDAPAGLAGPAEEAPLLPPAEIPAWLTEIAVPEPEPLPPIRPSSALGAADRLTRPGDGPYAPEARLRGTLIHALLERLPGLPQERREPMARAYVRARAPRLPEELREAVVAHALGVIDHEAVSPLFGPGSRAEAPIAGRIETADSPMMVSGQIDRLAVGDTEVLVADFKTTARPPRPGQPPPRAYVTQLALYRRLLQEIYPQKTVRAFLIWTAGPVIHELQEPEMDAALTFVAA; this is encoded by the coding sequence ATGAGCCTCGACCTCGTCGTTCCCGAGCATACGAGAGAGGCGCAGCGCCGCGCCGCCGATCCGCGCGCCTCCGCCTGGGTGTCGGCCAATGCGGGCGCCGGCAAGACGAAGGTGCTGACCGACCGGGTGGTGCGGCTCCTGCTCGCCGGCTCGCCGCCCGGGCGCATCCTCTGCCTCACCTTCACCAAGGCGGCGGCCGCCAACATGGCGATCCGCGTCTTCGAGCGCCTCGGCCGCTGGGTCACGATGGACGACGAAAGCCTCGTGGCGGAGCTCACCGAGCTCGAAGGCATACGCCCGGACCGCGCGCAGATGCGCTTGGCCCGCACGCTCTTCGCGCGGGCCGTGGAGACGCCGGGCGGGCTCAAGATCGACACCATCCACGCCTTCTGCGAGCGGCTTCTGCATCTGGTGCCCTTCGAGGCCAACGTGCCGGCCCGCTTCGCGGTGCTCGACGAGAGCCAGACGGACGAGATGCTGGCGCAGGAGACCGCCAATGTCCTCGCGGATGCGGCGAGCGGCGCCTATCCCGAACTGAACGACGCGCTCGCCCTCGTGAGCACGGAAGCAGCCGGCGAGGCCCTGTCAGATGCCCTCAACGCGGCCCTGCGCTGCAAGGACTTCCTCCACGCGCCCGGCGGCCTCCCGGCCGGTCTCGAGCGGCTTCGGGCGGCGCTCGGGCTCGCGCCCGGCGAGGATCTTGCGGCCGTCGAGCGCGCCATGCTGGAGGGCGGCCTTCCACCGGCCGAATGGCCCGCCATCGCTGAGGAATTGCGGCGCGGCAAGGCGACCGACCAGGAGCGCGCCGCCTCCTTCGTGGCCGCCTGCGAGGCGCAGGGCGCCGAGGACAGGCTCCGGCACTATCTCGCGGTCTTCATGAAGGAATCCGACGGCACGCCGCGGGCCGAATCGCGCCTCGTCACCAAATCCGTGGATCCTGCCCTGAAGGAGCGGCTGCTCGACGAACAGGCGCGCCTCGCGCGCCTCGCGGACAAGCGCAGGGCCGCCCGGGCCCTGGAGCGCACGACGGCGCTCTTCACCCTGGCGGCCGAGATCGGCGCGCGGGTGGAGCGCGCCAAGGCGAGCTACGGCGCGCTCGATTTCCAGGATCTCATCGACCGGACGCTGACGCTCCTCTCACGCCACGATGCGGGCTGGATCCTCTACAAGCTCGACCGGGGCATCGACCACGTGCTCATCGACGAGGCGCAGGACACGAACCCCGAGCAATGGGCGATCCTGCGGAAGATCACGGAGGATTTCACGGCCGGCCACGGGGCGCGCGGGCGGCAGGCCCGCACCCTCTTCGCCGTGGGCGATCCGAAGCAGTCCATCTACGGCTTCCAGGGCGCCGCCCCGCAGGAATTCGAGACGAGCCGTCAGGCCTGGAAGCGCAAGGTCGCGGCCGCGACGCTCCGCTTCGAGGATGTGCGCCTCACGGTCTCGTTCCGCTCCACGCGGGCAGTGCTCAAGGCCGTGGATGCCACCTTCTCGGTGGCCGAGAACTTCAAGGGCCTGTCCTTCGAGGACACGGCCGTCGGCACCGTGCACGAGACCGCCCGCCCCCATGCGCCGGGGCAGGTGGAGCTCTGGCCGACCGAGACGCCCGCCGACGAGGAGGAGCCGGAGGCCTGGGTGCTGCCGGTGGACGGCCAGGAGCAGCTGGCCCCGCCCGTGATGGTGGCGCGACGGATCGCCAAGGCGGTCCAGACCTGGACCACGAAGGGCGACGGAACCGGCCGCCTCTGGAAGGCCGGGGACGTGCTGGTGCTCGTGCGCAAGCGCGGGGCCGCCTTCGAGGCCGCGATCCGCGCCCTGAAGGAAGCCGGCGTGCCGGTGGCGGGCGCGGACCGGCTCAATATCGGCGAGCATATCGCCGTGCTCGACCTCGTGGCGGCGGGACGTGCGGCCCTGCTGCCGGAGGACGACCTCACCCTCGCGACCGCCCTCAAGTCGCCCCTGGTGGGGCTTAACGACGACGACCTGATCCGCATCGCGGCCGGCCGCCCGGACGAGGAATCTCTTCTCTTGGCCCTGGAGCGGCACGCGCTCTCGGGCGACAAGGCGGCGCTCTCGGCCCTCGACGCCCTGGGGGCCTGGCGGGGCCTTGCCCGCCAGCAGGGACCTTTCGGGTTCTTCGCCACCCTGCTCGGCCCCATGGGCGGGCGGGCGAAGCTCGTCTCCCGACTCGGCAGCGAGGCTGGGGACGCCATCGACGCCTTCCTGTGCTTCGCCCATCAATCCGAGCAGACCGAGACGCCTTCCCTCACGGTGTTCCTCAACCGGTTCGAATCCGCCGCCCACACCATCAAGCGCGACCTCGATTCCACCAATGACGAGGTGCGCGTGATGACCGTGCACGGGGCCAAGGGCCTGGAAGCGCCCGTCGTCATCCTCATCGACGGCTGCGACGTGCTGGGCCGGGACCCGCCCCTGCTCCGGCTGGCAGGCGTGGACGGCACCTTCCCGGTCTGGGCGCCGGGCAAGTCGTCCGACTGCCGCGCCATGAGCGAGGCCCGGGACGCGCTCCATGCCAAGGCCCTGGAGGAGCACAACCGGCTCCTCTACGTGGCCATGACCCGGGCCAAGGACCGGCTGGTGATCGCGCCCTACCTGACGGGCCATAAGGATTCGCCACAGGAGGCTTGGTGCGAGATGGTCCGCCGCGGCTGGCTCCATGCCAACCAGGGCCAGGAACTGCCCGCCAAGCCCTTCGAGCCCTTGGTGCTTTGGGAGGATGCTCCCGCGGGCCTCGCGGGTCCGGCGGAAGAGGCGCCCCTCCTGCCGCCGGCCGAGATTCCCGCTTGGCTCACCGAGATCGCCGTGCCGGAGCCCGAGCCTCTGCCGCCGATCAGGCCTTCCAGCGCGCTGGGGGCCGCCGACCGGCTGACCCGGCCTGGGGACGGCCCCTATGCGCCGGAGGCGCGCCTGCGCGGCACCCTGATCCACGCCCTGCTGGAGCGCCTGCCGGGCCTGCCGCAGGAGCGGCGGGAGCCCATGGCCCGCGCCTACGTGAGGGCCCGCGCGCCCCGCCTGCCGGAGGAGTTGCGCGAGGCCGTGGTGGCCCATGCGCTGGGGGTGATCGATCACGAGGCCGTGAGCCCGCTCTTCGGGCCGGGCTCCCGCGCCGAGGCGCCGATTGCCGGGCGCATCGAGACCGCGGACAGCCCCATGATGGTCTCCGGCCAGATCGACCGCCTCGCCGTGGGCGACACGGAGGTTCTGGTGGCGGATTTCAAGACCACGGCCCGCCCGCCGCGGCCCGGCCAGCCACCGCCGCGGGCCTACGTGACCCAGCTCGCCCTCTACCGGCGGCTCCTCCAGGAGATCTATCCCCAGAAAACCGTGCGGGCCTTCCTGATCTGGACCGCCGGTCCGGTCATCCACGAATTGCAGGAGCCGGAGATGGATGCGGCGCTCACCTTCGTGGCCGCCTAG
- the trxA gene encoding thioredoxin, translating to MATVKVTDASFSQDVLNSSEPVVVDFWAEWCGPCRMIGPALEEISNEMAGKVKIVKLNVDENPQVSSQFGIRSIPALMMFKDGKVVAQKIGAAPKGDLAKWIQASA from the coding sequence ATGGCGACCGTGAAGGTGACCGATGCGAGCTTCTCGCAGGATGTGCTGAATTCCTCCGAGCCCGTCGTGGTCGATTTCTGGGCCGAGTGGTGCGGCCCCTGCCGTATGATCGGCCCGGCGCTGGAAGAGATTTCCAACGAGATGGCCGGCAAGGTGAAGATCGTGAAGCTCAACGTGGACGAGAACCCGCAGGTCTCCTCCCAGTTCGGCATCCGCTCGATCCCGGCGCTGATGATGTTCAAGGACGGCAAGGTCGTGGCCCAGAAGATCGGCGCCGCTCCCAAGGGCGACCTCGCCAAGTGGATCCAGGCCTCGGCCTGA
- a CDS encoding folylpolyglutamate synthase/dihydrofolate synthase family protein, which translates to MDSSDALIARFLALHPKTIDLSLGRIQRLLAQLGHPERRLPPTIHVAGTNGKGSTIAFMRAILESAGLAVHVYTSPHLVRFHERIRLGRIGGGRYVGEERLVEALRHCEKVNDGAPITVFEMTTAAALLLFSEEPADVLLLEVGLGGRYDATNVIDAPAAAVVTSIGHDHAEYLGTTLEGIAREKAGIFKRGCPAVISAQDYVAADDTLRDEAERVGAAPILVGAQDFSVHEEGGRLVYQDERGLLDLPLPKLVGRHQYINAGTAVAALRVAGFERFETSAFEAGLVRAEWPGRLQRLAKGRLPEIAPQGCEIWLDGGHNADGSRVLAAAMADRSESSDAPLVLIAGMLGTKDSETFFKNFQGLAREVIAVPIPGQIAARPAEEVAGIAGSVGLTVSTKPSVEAALASLHDYVWDRPPRILICGSLYLIGEVLAANGTLPE; encoded by the coding sequence ATGGATTCCTCCGATGCGCTGATCGCGCGCTTTCTCGCCCTGCACCCGAAGACCATCGATCTGTCGCTCGGGCGCATTCAGCGGCTTCTGGCCCAGCTGGGGCACCCGGAGCGCCGGCTGCCGCCGACGATCCACGTGGCGGGCACCAACGGCAAGGGATCGACCATCGCGTTCATGCGGGCGATCCTGGAGAGCGCCGGGCTTGCGGTCCATGTCTATACCTCGCCCCATCTGGTGCGCTTCCATGAGCGCATCCGTCTCGGCCGCATCGGCGGCGGGCGCTATGTGGGGGAGGAGCGGCTCGTCGAAGCCCTGCGCCACTGCGAGAAGGTGAACGACGGCGCGCCGATCACGGTCTTCGAGATGACCACGGCGGCGGCGCTCCTGCTCTTCTCCGAAGAACCCGCCGACGTGCTGCTGCTGGAGGTGGGCCTGGGCGGCCGCTACGACGCCACCAACGTGATCGACGCGCCCGCGGCGGCCGTTGTCACCTCCATCGGCCACGACCACGCGGAATATCTTGGCACGACGCTGGAGGGCATCGCCCGCGAGAAGGCCGGCATTTTCAAGCGCGGCTGCCCGGCCGTCATCTCGGCGCAGGATTATGTTGCGGCCGACGACACCCTGCGGGACGAGGCCGAGCGGGTCGGAGCCGCGCCGATCCTCGTCGGAGCGCAGGATTTCTCCGTGCACGAGGAGGGCGGGCGCCTCGTCTACCAGGACGAGAGAGGCCTTCTCGACCTGCCCCTGCCGAAGCTCGTGGGGCGCCATCAATACATCAATGCGGGCACGGCCGTGGCGGCTCTCAGAGTTGCGGGCTTCGAGCGCTTCGAGACCTCGGCCTTCGAGGCCGGGCTCGTGCGGGCCGAGTGGCCGGGCCGCCTGCAGCGGCTCGCCAAGGGCCGCCTGCCGGAGATCGCGCCGCAGGGCTGCGAGATCTGGCTCGACGGCGGCCACAATGCCGATGGCAGCCGGGTGCTGGCCGCCGCCATGGCGGACCGGAGCGAGAGCAGCGACGCGCCCCTGGTGCTGATTGCCGGAATGCTCGGCACCAAGGATTCTGAGACCTTCTTCAAGAACTTCCAGGGCCTCGCCCGGGAGGTGATCGCGGTGCCGATCCCCGGCCAGATCGCCGCCCGCCCGGCCGAGGAGGTGGCGGGCATCGCCGGAAGCGTGGGGCTGACAGTCTCCACCAAGCCCAGCGTCGAGGCGGCTCTGGCTTCCCTGCACGACTATGTCTGGGACCGTCCTCCCCGCATCCTCATCTGCGGCTCCCTCTACCTCATCGGCGAAGTCCTGGCCGCCAACGGCACGCTGCCGGAATAG
- the accD gene encoding acetyl-CoA carboxylase, carboxyltransferase subunit beta, with amino-acid sequence MNWISEVVRPKIKTLFKRETPDNLWIKCPDTGQVVFHKDVEANQWVIPGSNHHMRISATQRLGLVFDGGTWLDVALPEVAVDPLKFRDEKRYVDRLKDARAKTGQQDAFKVGFGRVEDVPMTVAVQDFGFMGGSLGMAAGEAFVKGAETALEKKTPYVLFAGSGGARMQEGILSLMQMPRTTVAVRRLRDARLPYIVVLTNPTTGGVTASYAMLGDVQLAEPGALIGFAGPRVIEQTIREKLPDGFQRAEYLKDHGMVDMVVHRHDLKPTIARLSRLLTKAAAKAA; translated from the coding sequence ATGAACTGGATTTCCGAAGTCGTCCGGCCGAAGATCAAAACGCTCTTCAAGCGCGAGACGCCGGACAATCTCTGGATCAAGTGTCCGGATACGGGCCAGGTGGTCTTCCACAAGGACGTGGAGGCGAACCAGTGGGTGATCCCCGGTTCCAACCACCACATGCGCATCTCGGCCACCCAGCGGCTAGGCCTGGTCTTCGACGGCGGCACCTGGCTCGACGTGGCCCTGCCGGAAGTGGCCGTGGACCCGCTCAAGTTCCGCGACGAGAAGCGCTACGTGGACCGCCTGAAGGACGCCCGCGCCAAGACCGGCCAGCAGGACGCCTTCAAGGTCGGCTTCGGCCGCGTCGAGGACGTGCCCATGACGGTTGCCGTGCAGGATTTCGGCTTCATGGGCGGCTCCCTCGGCATGGCGGCGGGCGAGGCCTTCGTGAAGGGGGCCGAGACGGCTCTCGAGAAGAAGACCCCTTACGTGCTCTTCGCGGGCTCCGGCGGCGCCCGCATGCAGGAGGGCATCCTGTCCCTCATGCAGATGCCCCGCACGACTGTGGCCGTGCGGCGCCTGCGCGATGCGCGCCTGCCCTACATCGTGGTGCTCACCAACCCGACCACCGGCGGCGTCACGGCCTCCTACGCCATGCTGGGCGACGTGCAGCTCGCTGAGCCCGGCGCGCTCATCGGCTTCGCGGGCCCGCGGGTCATCGAGCAGACCATCCGCGAGAAGCTGCCCGACGGCTTCCAGCGCGCCGAATATTTGAAGGACCACGGCATGGTCGACATGGTGGTGCACCGGCACGACCTGAAGCCCACCATCGCCCGGCTCTCCCGCCTTCTCACGAAGGCGGCCGCCAAGGCTGCGTAA
- the trpA gene encoding tryptophan synthase subunit alpha: MTQRIEARFETCRREGRAALVTYVMAGDPDPETSLAILKSLPKAGADIVEFGLPFTDPMADGPAIQAAGLRALKVGQTTAKTLDLVRRFRAEDAETPVILMGYFNPIYVYGVERFLADAKEAGIDGLIVVDLPPEEDDELCLPALKAGLAFIRLATPTTDDRRLPTVLANTAGFVYYVSITGITGAATPDFGKVATAVERIKRHTPLPVVVGFGVKSGAHAAAVAEGADGVVVGSALIDALKGTLDEEDRATSRSVEAVTTLVKELSEGVRSVAKRAAA, translated from the coding sequence ATGACACAGCGCATCGAAGCCCGTTTCGAGACCTGCCGCCGGGAAGGCCGCGCCGCTCTCGTCACCTACGTCATGGCGGGGGATCCGGACCCGGAGACCTCGCTCGCCATTCTGAAGAGCCTGCCGAAGGCCGGGGCCGATATCGTCGAGTTCGGCCTGCCCTTCACGGACCCGATGGCCGACGGCCCGGCCATCCAGGCGGCGGGCCTGCGTGCCCTCAAAGTCGGCCAGACGACGGCTAAGACCCTCGATCTGGTGCGCCGCTTCCGGGCCGAGGACGCCGAGACGCCCGTGATCCTCATGGGCTATTTCAACCCGATCTACGTCTACGGGGTCGAGCGCTTCCTGGCCGACGCCAAGGAGGCGGGGATCGACGGGCTGATCGTGGTCGATCTGCCGCCCGAGGAGGATGACGAGCTCTGCCTGCCGGCCCTGAAAGCGGGCCTCGCCTTCATCCGTCTCGCCACTCCGACCACGGACGACCGGCGCCTGCCGACGGTTCTCGCCAACACGGCCGGGTTCGTCTATTACGTCTCCATCACGGGCATCACCGGGGCGGCGACGCCGGATTTCGGCAAGGTCGCCACGGCGGTGGAGCGCATCAAGCGCCATACGCCCCTGCCTGTGGTGGTCGGCTTCGGCGTGAAGAGCGGCGCCCATGCGGCGGCGGTCGCCGAAGGGGCCGACGGGGTCGTGGTCGGCTCGGCGCTGATCGATGCCCTGAAAGGCACCCTCGATGAGGAAGACCGCGCCACCTCGCGCAGCGTCGAGGCCGTCACCACATTGGTGAAGGAGCTGAGCGAGGGCGTGCGGTCCGTGGCCAAGCGCGCGGCAGCGTAA
- the trpB gene encoding tryptophan synthase subunit beta — protein MTAQAQPNSFRTGPDERGHFGIFGGRFVAETLMPLILDLEKAYEDAKADPAFHAEMASMMATYIGRPSPLYFAERMTEHLGGAKIYFKREELNHTGAHKVNNVLGQILLARRMGKKRIIAETGAGQHGVATATLCARYGLECIVYMGAVDVERQKPNVFRMNMLGAKVVPVQSGTKTLKDAMNEALRDWVTNVADTFYCIGTVAGPHPYPAMVRDFQSVIGTETREQMMQAEGRLPDSLIACVGGGSNAIGLFHPFLDDRSVEIYGVEAAGHGLDKLHAASLTGGRPGVLHGNRTYLLMDDDGQIQDAHSISAGLDYPGIGPEHAWLHDMGRVNYISATDQEALDAFQLCSRLEGILPALESSHALAKVIELAPKKPKDHLMVVNISGRGDKDVPQIAEILGVKL, from the coding sequence GTGACAGCTCAAGCCCAACCCAATTCCTTCCGCACCGGCCCGGACGAGCGCGGCCATTTCGGGATATTCGGCGGCCGCTTCGTGGCCGAGACCCTGATGCCGCTCATCCTCGATCTGGAGAAGGCCTACGAGGACGCCAAGGCCGATCCGGCCTTCCATGCCGAGATGGCGTCCATGATGGCGACCTATATCGGCCGGCCGAGCCCGCTCTATTTCGCCGAGCGCATGACGGAGCATCTCGGCGGCGCCAAGATCTACTTCAAGCGCGAAGAGCTGAACCACACGGGCGCCCACAAGGTGAACAACGTGCTGGGCCAGATCCTCCTCGCCCGCCGCATGGGCAAGAAGCGCATCATCGCCGAGACCGGCGCCGGCCAGCACGGAGTCGCGACCGCGACCCTCTGCGCCCGCTACGGGCTGGAATGCATCGTCTACATGGGCGCCGTCGACGTGGAGCGGCAGAAGCCCAACGTGTTCCGCATGAACATGCTGGGCGCCAAGGTGGTGCCGGTGCAGTCCGGCACCAAGACCCTCAAGGACGCCATGAACGAGGCCCTGCGCGACTGGGTCACCAACGTGGCCGATACCTTCTACTGCATCGGCACGGTGGCAGGGCCGCACCCCTATCCGGCCATGGTACGCGACTTCCAGTCCGTCATCGGCACCGAGACCCGCGAGCAGATGATGCAGGCGGAGGGCCGCCTGCCGGATTCGCTCATCGCCTGCGTGGGCGGCGGCTCCAACGCCATCGGGCTGTTCCACCCCTTCCTGGACGACCGGAGCGTCGAGATCTACGGCGTCGAGGCGGCGGGCCACGGGCTCGACAAGCTCCATGCGGCCTCCCTCACGGGCGGTCGCCCGGGCGTGCTGCACGGCAACCGCACCTATCTGCTGATGGACGATGACGGGCAGATCCAGGACGCCCATTCGATTTCGGCCGGCCTCGATTATCCGGGCATCGGGCCGGAGCATGCCTGGCTGCACGACATGGGCCGGGTCAATTACATCTCGGCCACCGACCAGGAGGCGCTCGACGCCTTCCAGCTCTGCTCGCGGCTCGAAGGTATCCTGCCGGCGCTGGAATCGAGCCACGCCCTCGCCAAGGTCATCGAGCTCGCGCCGAAGAAGCCCAAGGACCACCTCATGGTCGTCAACATCAGCGGCCGCGGCGACAAGGACGTCCCGCAGATCGCCGAGATCCTGGGCGTGAAGCTGTAG
- a CDS encoding phosphoribosylanthranilate isomerase, producing MDTLIKICGISTPETLDAALNAGADLVGFVRYSRSPRHVELDQGRALSRQAKGRAQRVVLLVDPQDEAIAEAVEALDPDLLQLHGHESPDRVREIRARFGRPVMKAVGIAEEADLAALAPYGEAADRLLLDAKPPRRADALPGGNGLAFDWRVLAALDPSISYMLSGGLTPDNVAEAIRLTGARAVDVSTGVESALGIKDPARVEAFIRAARAAYGTEGR from the coding sequence ATGGACACCCTGATCAAGATTTGCGGGATCTCGACCCCCGAGACGCTGGACGCCGCCTTGAATGCCGGCGCCGATCTCGTGGGCTTCGTGCGCTATTCCCGGAGCCCGCGCCATGTGGAGCTCGACCAGGGCCGGGCTCTGTCGCGCCAGGCGAAGGGCCGGGCGCAGCGGGTCGTCCTCCTGGTCGATCCGCAGGACGAGGCGATCGCCGAGGCGGTCGAGGCCCTCGATCCCGACCTTCTCCAGCTCCACGGCCATGAGAGCCCGGACCGGGTGCGGGAGATCCGCGCCCGCTTCGGACGCCCGGTCATGAAGGCCGTGGGAATCGCCGAGGAAGCCGATCTCGCGGCCCTGGCGCCTTACGGCGAGGCCGCCGACCGCCTTCTCCTCGACGCCAAGCCCCCCCGCCGGGCCGATGCGTTGCCGGGCGGTAACGGGCTCGCCTTCGACTGGCGGGTCCTGGCCGCCCTCGATCCGTCCATATCCTACATGCTCTCCGGCGGGCTGACGCCCGACAACGTGGCCGAGGCCATCCGCCTGACGGGCGCAAGGGCCGTCGACGTCTCGACCGGGGTGGAGAGCGCCCTGGGGATCAAGGACCCGGCCCGGGTCGAGGCCTTCATCCGTGCGGCCCGTGCGGCCTATGGGACCGAGGGGCGATAA
- a CDS encoding ornithine cyclodeaminase family protein, protein MRVITSAEIDRVLTCPDLVDALADAFRGDMVAPVRHHHEIERPGKDATLLLMPAWTGPTAAEGFVGVKVVSVFPDNGARSLPSVMGTYLLMDGATGEPLAALDGTRLTVWRTAAASALAARHLARKDAESMVMVGSGALAPFLIRAHMSQRPIRRVALWNHRPERAESLAAQLRDEGLPVTVTTDLEGAVRQADLVSCATLSTAPIVKGEWLKAGAHLDLVGAFNLSMREADDEALRRGEVYVDTPAARREGGDVAVALKSGAIPESHLKGDLFSICASPPARAGEAITVFKSVGAALEDLAAAMLVWRRIGQTS, encoded by the coding sequence ATGCGCGTCATCACTTCTGCCGAGATCGACCGGGTCCTCACATGTCCGGACCTGGTCGATGCCCTCGCCGATGCCTTTCGCGGCGACATGGTCGCGCCGGTCCGTCACCATCACGAGATCGAGCGGCCGGGGAAGGACGCCACGCTCCTGCTCATGCCCGCCTGGACCGGCCCCACGGCCGCGGAGGGCTTCGTGGGCGTGAAGGTGGTCTCGGTCTTTCCCGATAACGGCGCCCGCAGCCTTCCCAGCGTCATGGGCACCTACCTGCTCATGGACGGCGCGACCGGCGAGCCGCTCGCGGCCCTCGACGGCACGCGGCTGACCGTGTGGCGCACGGCCGCCGCCTCGGCGCTGGCGGCGCGCCACCTCGCCCGGAAGGATGCGGAGAGCATGGTCATGGTCGGGTCAGGCGCCCTCGCGCCCTTCCTGATCCGCGCCCATATGAGCCAGCGCCCGATCCGCCGGGTGGCGCTCTGGAACCACCGCCCTGAGCGGGCCGAGAGCCTCGCGGCCCAGCTTAGGGACGAGGGCCTGCCCGTGACGGTGACGACGGATCTCGAAGGTGCGGTCCGCCAGGCGGACCTTGTCTCCTGCGCGACCCTCTCGACCGCGCCCATCGTCAAGGGCGAATGGCTGAAGGCGGGCGCGCATCTCGACCTCGTCGGCGCCTTCAACCTCTCCATGCGCGAGGCCGACGACGAGGCCTTGCGTCGGGGCGAGGTCTATGTGGACACGCCTGCCGCAAGGCGCGAGGGCGGCGACGTGGCCGTGGCGCTGAAGAGCGGCGCCATCCCCGAGAGCCACCTGAAGGGCGACCTGTTCTCCATCTGCGCCAGCCCGCCGGCGCGGGCCGGGGAGGCGATCACGGTGTTCAAGTCCGTCGGCGCCGCCCTCGAGGATCTGGCTGCGGCGATGCTGGTCTGGCGTCGGATCGGCCAGACGTCGTAA
- a CDS encoding lipopolysaccharide assembly protein LapA domain-containing protein, giving the protein MIRFLKALVLLPVAILIVLLAVANRDPVTLSLDPFSREAPEIAAQLPLFAIIFAAVMVGVVIGGTATWLAQGKHRRARRQFRREVTQLRSETERLRTQSRPSSSLPSLPSSQTPTF; this is encoded by the coding sequence GTGATTCGGTTTCTCAAGGCGCTCGTTCTCCTGCCGGTGGCGATTCTCATCGTGCTGCTGGCCGTCGCGAACCGCGACCCCGTCACCCTGTCGCTCGATCCGTTCTCGCGCGAGGCGCCGGAAATCGCCGCGCAGCTGCCCCTCTTCGCGATCATCTTCGCGGCCGTGATGGTGGGCGTGGTGATCGGCGGCACCGCCACCTGGCTCGCCCAGGGCAAACACCGGCGTGCCCGCCGTCAGTTCCGCCGGGAGGTCACCCAGCTGCGCAGCGAGACCGAGCGCCTGCGGACCCAGAGCCGGCCCTCCTCGTCCCTGCCGTCCCTCCCGTCGTCCCAGACCCCCACCTTCTAA
- the ihfB gene encoding integration host factor subunit beta, with protein MIKSELVLKLAEQNPHLYQRDVENIVNAILDTIADALARGDRVELRGFGAFSVKRRDARTGRNPRTGESVEISEKVVPVFKTGKEMRQRLNPAPKPLKTAVAQ; from the coding sequence ATGATCAAATCCGAACTGGTGCTCAAGCTCGCCGAGCAGAACCCGCATCTGTATCAGCGCGACGTCGAGAACATCGTGAACGCGATCCTCGACACGATCGCCGATGCCCTGGCGCGGGGGGATCGGGTCGAGCTGCGCGGCTTCGGGGCCTTCTCGGTGAAGCGGCGGGATGCGCGCACCGGCCGCAATCCCCGCACGGGCGAATCGGTCGAGATCTCCGAGAAGGTCGTGCCCGTCTTCAAGACCGGCAAGGAGATGCGCCAGCGCCTCAATCCCGCCCCGAAACCTCTCAAGACCGCCGTCGCGCAATAG